In Hyphomicrobiales bacterium, a single window of DNA contains:
- a CDS encoding peptide ABC transporter substrate-binding protein, producing MKHFTLKSLLAGAAILALTASASFAEVVFNRGNSADPESLDPHKTSTVYEANILRDLFSGLMIHNAKAEVEPGAAESYTVSGDGKVYTFKMRAGAKWSDGTPVTANDFVFSWQRLVNKDTAAEYAYMLAPVVNAEDITAGKKKPEELGAKALDDMTFEVTLNAPTPYFLEMLTHQATYAISKANVDKFGADFIKPGNLVSNGPYMLAEFVPNDHIKVVKNPNFYDTANVQIDTVNYIPTEDRATAMKRLEAGELDSNDDIPTEQLTELKAKFGDQVRIGPYLGTYYYVFKTDKEPWKNVKLRHAISMAIDRDYLAEKVWQNTMLPAYSLVPPGIKGYEAQPTDYAEKPQLDREDEAKKILTELGYGPDKPLKMEIRFNTSENHKNTAVAIQEQLKPLGVEVSLVNTDTKTHYGFLEQKGDFDIARGGWIADYKDPSNFLDLCKTGTGNNYGQYANPEYDKLLADAAAADGDARMKKLEEAEAIGVARDLCFVPLLYYSYHTIVSSKLSGWEDNVMDVHPTRFIKKN from the coding sequence ATGAAACACTTCACACTCAAGTCCCTGCTGGCGGGGGCAGCGATCCTTGCGCTGACCGCGTCGGCATCCTTCGCCGAGGTCGTCTTCAACCGCGGCAATTCGGCCGATCCTGAATCCCTCGATCCGCACAAGACCTCGACCGTCTACGAAGCCAACATCCTGCGCGATCTCTTCTCGGGTCTGATGATCCACAATGCCAAGGCCGAAGTGGAGCCCGGCGCCGCGGAAAGCTACACGGTCTCGGGCGACGGCAAGGTGTACACCTTCAAGATGCGCGCCGGCGCCAAATGGTCGGACGGCACGCCCGTCACCGCCAATGATTTCGTCTTCTCCTGGCAACGCTTGGTGAACAAGGATACGGCTGCCGAATACGCCTACATGCTCGCCCCCGTTGTGAATGCCGAAGACATCACCGCCGGCAAGAAGAAGCCTGAAGAACTGGGCGCGAAGGCTCTCGACGACATGACCTTCGAGGTGACGCTCAATGCGCCGACGCCCTACTTCCTCGAGATGCTGACACACCAGGCCACCTACGCCATCAGCAAGGCCAACGTGGACAAGTTTGGCGCCGACTTCATCAAGCCGGGCAACCTCGTCTCCAACGGCCCCTACATGCTCGCTGAATTCGTGCCCAACGATCACATCAAGGTCGTGAAGAACCCGAACTTCTACGACACCGCCAATGTCCAGATCGACACCGTCAACTACATCCCCACGGAAGACCGCGCCACGGCCATGAAGCGGCTGGAGGCGGGCGAGCTTGATTCCAACGACGACATTCCCACCGAACAGTTGACTGAGTTGAAGGCGAAGTTCGGCGACCAGGTGCGTATCGGTCCGTATCTTGGCACCTACTACTACGTCTTCAAGACCGACAAGGAACCGTGGAAGAACGTGAAGCTGCGCCACGCAATCTCCATGGCGATCGACCGCGATTACCTCGCCGAAAAAGTCTGGCAGAACACCATGCTGCCCGCCTATTCGCTGGTACCTCCGGGCATCAAGGGCTACGAAGCGCAGCCCACGGATTATGCCGAAAAGCCGCAACTCGACCGCGAGGACGAAGCCAAGAAGATCCTGACGGAACTGGGCTACGGACCGGACAAGCCGTTGAAGATGGAGATCCGCTTCAACACCTCGGAAAACCACAAGAACACGGCCGTCGCCATTCAGGAACAGCTGAAGCCGCTCGGCGTCGAAGTCTCGTTGGTCAACACCGACACCAAGACGCACTACGGTTTCCTGGAACAGAAGGGTGACTTCGATATCGCTCGCGGCGGCTGGATTGCGGACTACAAGGACCCATCCAATTTCCTCGACCTCTGCAAGACGGGAACGGGCAACAACTACGGCCAGTATGCCAACCCGGAATACGACAAGCTGCTTGCGGACGCCGCGGCGGCCGATGGTGATGCGCGAATGAAGAAGCTGGAAGAAGCGGAAGCAATCGGCGTCGCCCGCGACTTGTGCTTCGTGCCGCTGCTTTACTACAGCTACCACACGATCGTGTCCTCCAAGCTCTCCGGCTGGGAAGACAACGTCATGGACGTTCATCCCACGCGCTTCATCAAGAAGAACTGA
- the lepA gene encoding elongation factor 4, protein MSIDPSLIRNFSIVAHIDHGKSTLADRLIQLTGAVSDREMQDQILDSMDLERERGITIKANTVRLEYKAKDGKTYILNLIDTPGHVDFAYEVSRSLAACEGALLVVDASQGVEAQTLANVYQAINANLEIVPVLNKVDLPAAEPDRIKQQIEDVIGIDAQEAILISAKTGLGVPDVLEAIITRLPAPQGERNAPLKALLVDSWYDPYLGVVVLVRIRDGVLKKGMKVKMMGTGGTYTLERVGVSTPKKVVVDELGPGEIGFFTAAIKEVADTRVGDTITEEKNPTAKALPDFKEAQSVVFAGFFPVDASEFEDLRDAMGKLRLNDASFTYEMETSAALGFGFRCGFLGLLHLEIIRERIEREFNVEIITTAPSVIYKINLRDGTQVDMHNPADMPDVSLILSMEEPWIEATIFVPDDYLGSVLKLCEDRRGRQKQLTYAGSRAMVVYDLPLNEVVFDFYDRLKSVSKGYASFDYKMTEYLQADLVKLSILVNEEPVDALSMVVHRTRAEQRGRVMCEKLKDLIPNHMFKIPIQAAIGGKIVARETISALRKDVTAKCYGGDISRKRKLLDKQKEGKKKMRQFGKVDIPQEAFIAALKMDEN, encoded by the coding sequence ATGAGCATCGATCCCTCCCTTATCCGCAATTTTTCCATCGTCGCCCATATCGATCATGGCAAGTCCACGCTGGCCGACCGCCTGATCCAGCTCACCGGGGCCGTGTCGGACCGCGAGATGCAGGACCAGATCCTCGACTCAATGGACCTGGAGCGTGAGCGCGGCATCACCATCAAGGCCAACACAGTGCGCCTCGAATACAAGGCGAAGGACGGTAAAACCTACATCCTGAATCTTATCGACACGCCCGGGCACGTGGACTTTGCCTATGAGGTGTCACGTTCACTGGCTGCCTGTGAAGGCGCACTGCTTGTCGTCGATGCCTCGCAGGGCGTGGAAGCCCAGACACTGGCCAACGTCTATCAGGCCATCAATGCCAATCTTGAGATTGTCCCGGTGCTGAACAAGGTAGACCTGCCCGCGGCAGAGCCCGATCGCATCAAGCAGCAGATCGAGGATGTGATCGGCATTGATGCACAAGAAGCAATCCTGATTTCCGCAAAGACCGGGCTCGGTGTGCCTGACGTTCTGGAGGCGATCATCACACGGTTGCCCGCGCCCCAGGGAGAACGCAATGCGCCGCTCAAGGCGCTGCTGGTCGACTCCTGGTACGACCCCTACCTTGGCGTCGTGGTGCTCGTGCGCATCAGGGACGGCGTGCTCAAGAAGGGCATGAAGGTAAAGATGATGGGCACGGGCGGCACCTACACGCTGGAACGCGTGGGCGTATCCACGCCCAAGAAGGTGGTTGTCGACGAATTGGGTCCGGGTGAGATCGGTTTCTTCACCGCCGCCATCAAGGAAGTGGCCGACACCCGCGTGGGCGATACCATCACCGAGGAAAAAAACCCGACAGCCAAGGCCCTGCCGGACTTCAAGGAGGCGCAGTCCGTGGTGTTCGCGGGCTTCTTCCCGGTGGATGCCTCCGAGTTCGAGGACCTCCGCGATGCCATGGGCAAGCTCCGCCTGAACGATGCGTCCTTCACCTATGAGATGGAAACCTCTGCGGCGCTGGGCTTCGGCTTCCGCTGTGGTTTCCTTGGGTTGCTTCATCTCGAAATCATCCGTGAGCGGATTGAACGCGAGTTCAATGTCGAGATCATCACCACGGCTCCGAGCGTCATCTACAAGATCAACCTGCGGGACGGCACGCAGGTCGACATGCACAATCCTGCCGACATGCCGGATGTGTCGCTCATCCTGAGCATGGAAGAGCCCTGGATTGAAGCGACGATCTTCGTTCCGGATGATTATCTGGGCTCCGTACTCAAGCTCTGCGAAGACCGCCGCGGCCGCCAGAAGCAGCTCACCTATGCGGGCTCGCGCGCCATGGTGGTCTACGACCTGCCGCTCAACGAAGTTGTTTTCGATTTCTATGATCGTCTCAAATCCGTGTCGAAAGGCTATGCCTCCTTCGACTACAAGATGACTGAATATCTTCAGGCCGACCTCGTCAAGCTCTCGATCCTGGTGAACGAAGAGCCCGTCGATGCGCTCTCCATGGTGGTCCACCGCACCCGCGCCGAACAGCGCGGCCGCGTGATGTGCGAGAAACTGAAGGACCTCATCCCGAATCACATGTTCAAGATTCCGATCCAGGCGGCGATCGGCGGCAAGATCGTGGCGCGCGAAACAATCTCGGCCCTGCGCAAGGACGTGACGGCCAAGTGCTATGGCGGCGACATCAGCCGCAAGCGCAAACTTCTGGACAAGCAGAAGGAAGGCAAGAAGAAGATGCGGCAGTTCGGCAAGGTCGACATCCCGCAGGAAGCCTTTATCGCGGCGCTGAAAATGGACGAGAACTGA
- a CDS encoding ABC transporter substrate-binding protein: MSSASFAGTLAELEAAAKAEGQLTTIALPHDWCGYGDVIAGFKAKYPEITVNELNPDAGSADELEAIRANKDNKGPQAPDVIDVGLAFGPQSKTEGLIQPYKVATWDEIPADVKDADGFWYADYYGVMAFGVNTDIVKNVPSDWADLLKPEYANAFALTGDPRASNQAILAIMSTGMARGAEPGQASGEKGLEFFAELNKAGNFVPVSAKSGTIAQGQTPIVAAWDYNLLAWRDGLKGNPPMEVVIPKGASLAGVYVQAISAFAPHPSAAKLWMEYVYSDEGQLGWLKGYCHPARFTAMVAAGKIPKELMDKLPPAEAYDKAVFPTVEQQAANKKAVTEGWDKVVGANVQ, encoded by the coding sequence ATGTCGAGCGCAAGCTTTGCTGGAACCTTGGCAGAGCTGGAAGCTGCTGCCAAGGCCGAGGGACAGCTCACGACCATCGCGCTGCCCCACGACTGGTGCGGCTATGGTGATGTCATCGCCGGTTTCAAGGCCAAGTATCCCGAAATCACCGTCAATGAGCTGAACCCGGATGCCGGGTCTGCCGACGAACTCGAGGCCATCCGTGCCAACAAGGACAACAAGGGCCCGCAGGCACCCGACGTGATTGACGTTGGTCTTGCCTTCGGACCGCAGTCCAAGACAGAGGGACTGATTCAGCCGTACAAGGTCGCGACGTGGGACGAGATTCCGGCGGACGTGAAGGACGCAGATGGTTTCTGGTATGCCGACTACTATGGCGTGATGGCCTTCGGTGTGAACACGGACATCGTCAAGAATGTTCCATCGGACTGGGCAGACCTGCTGAAGCCGGAATATGCCAACGCCTTTGCACTGACGGGCGACCCCCGTGCCTCCAACCAGGCGATTCTTGCCATCATGTCGACGGGGATGGCCCGTGGAGCCGAACCAGGTCAAGCATCGGGCGAAAAGGGCTTGGAGTTCTTTGCTGAGCTCAACAAGGCTGGAAACTTCGTGCCAGTCTCAGCCAAGTCAGGAACCATCGCGCAAGGCCAAACGCCCATCGTGGCGGCCTGGGACTACAATCTTCTCGCCTGGCGTGATGGCCTCAAAGGCAACCCGCCGATGGAAGTGGTGATTCCGAAGGGCGCATCGCTTGCTGGTGTGTATGTGCAGGCGATCTCCGCTTTTGCGCCTCATCCGAGCGCGGCCAAGCTTTGGATGGAGTATGTCTATTCGGATGAAGGCCAGCTTGGCTGGCTCAAGGGCTATTGTCACCCCGCCCGCTTCACGGCCATGGTGGCAGCCGGCAAGATCCCGAAGGAACTGATGGACAAGCTCCCGCCCGCCGAAGCCTATGACAAGGCTGTCTTCCCGACGGTTGAACAGCAGGCCGCCAACAAGAAGGCGGTTACCGAAGGCTGGGATAAGGTCGTCGGCGCCAACGTTCAGTAG
- a CDS encoding ABC transporter permease subunit, translating to MSAVVQNARRLPISLNWLGVAPFLIFAVLFLILPTLHIVVGAFRTPEGSLTLANLQGLAAPNIVNATWISMKLSLLTALLGCVVGLLLAITTTRGGLPSGLRDATLTFAGVASNFAGVPLAFAFIATLGRLGLLTVVLNQWVGFNIYATGFNLISFTGLTLAYLYFQIPLMLLIITPAVDGLKREWREAAESLGASGVQYWRMIALPVLWPSLLGTFALLFANAFGAVATAMALTGSSLSIVPIILFAQIRGDVLQDPHLGYAIAFGMIVITGIANLIYIVLRARAERWQK from the coding sequence ATGTCCGCAGTTGTCCAGAATGCTAGGCGACTACCAATATCTTTGAATTGGCTAGGGGTTGCACCCTTCCTGATCTTTGCTGTTCTTTTCCTCATTCTTCCGACGCTCCATATCGTCGTGGGCGCATTCCGCACGCCTGAAGGCAGCTTGACGCTTGCGAACCTGCAAGGTCTTGCTGCGCCCAATATTGTAAATGCAACATGGATATCGATGAAGCTCAGCCTCCTGACGGCGCTGCTGGGCTGTGTGGTTGGCCTTCTGTTGGCCATCACCACCACGCGGGGTGGACTGCCATCGGGATTGCGTGATGCAACACTCACCTTCGCTGGCGTTGCCTCGAATTTCGCCGGTGTGCCGCTCGCCTTTGCGTTCATTGCGACGCTTGGCAGGCTCGGACTTCTGACGGTGGTGCTGAACCAGTGGGTTGGCTTCAACATATACGCGACCGGGTTCAATCTGATCAGCTTTACCGGCCTGACACTGGCTTACCTGTATTTTCAGATTCCTCTCATGCTGCTGATCATCACACCCGCTGTCGACGGCTTGAAGCGGGAATGGCGAGAGGCGGCCGAAAGCCTCGGGGCAAGTGGCGTGCAATATTGGCGCATGATAGCACTTCCCGTACTCTGGCCCTCTCTGCTCGGCACCTTTGCGCTGCTGTTTGCCAATGCCTTTGGCGCGGTTGCAACTGCCATGGCACTCACCGGCTCGTCTCTCTCGATCGTGCCCATCATCCTCTTTGCGCAGATCCGCGGTGACGTGCTCCAGGATCCGCATCTCGGCTATGCCATTGCCTTCGGCATGATCGTCATTACCGGCATTGCCAATCTCATCTACATCGTGTTGCGCGCGCGTGCGGAGAGATGGCAGAAATGA
- a CDS encoding MarR family transcriptional regulator encodes MARGAADNDDDAPAPALEIATRLERLSRLLRQAGHAGGLVPAQWEVLRYLGRANRLSRSPGSVARYLGTTKGTISQSLLTLEKKGLIRRSTNAVDERHVLLDLTDAGLTKLQSDPLLSLAGGLDTLGGKTRRRFARGLEELLAQEISRRGAARFGTCAGCVHAQPARSGSGLHCAVDGAVLAERELALLCTAFREPPAA; translated from the coding sequence ATGGCAAGAGGTGCTGCCGACAATGACGACGACGCGCCAGCACCGGCCCTGGAGATCGCCACCCGTCTGGAACGGCTCAGCCGGCTCCTGCGGCAGGCCGGCCACGCCGGAGGGCTGGTTCCCGCCCAGTGGGAGGTCTTGCGCTACCTCGGGCGGGCCAACAGGCTGTCCCGCTCGCCGGGCAGCGTGGCGCGCTATCTGGGCACCACAAAGGGCACAATATCCCAAAGCCTGCTCACGCTGGAAAAGAAGGGCTTGATACGCCGCAGCACGAACGCCGTGGATGAGCGTCACGTCCTGCTTGACCTGACGGACGCCGGCCTGACCAAGCTACAGTCAGACCCGCTGCTGTCGCTTGCGGGCGGCCTCGACACGCTCGGGGGCAAAACCCGGCGGCGCTTTGCGCGGGGACTCGAGGAACTGCTGGCGCAGGAGATCAGCCGCCGGGGCGCCGCACGCTTCGGAACCTGCGCTGGATGCGTCCATGCCCAGCCCGCCCGCTCCGGCTCCGGCCTACATTGCGCCGTCGATGGTGCAGTGCTGGCAGAGCGGGAACTTGCGCTGCTGTGCACTGCCTTCCGCGAACCGCCCGCAGCTTAA
- a CDS encoding phosphatase PAP2 family protein — protein sequence MTVTTLDAAPVPLAGASAYWRDVVQATRNGFAAHRVLYGIALLSYGWGIVECYLLGLPINFSLVSLVSGTTVLFLGVLIGAWLSVDLFRLWRSGYGGRPSLALLHSLQTNILAPSRVANALHAFLANGIFFVGFIAIKKSIPVLVPFRWDEPLMALDKALHGGVLPHDWLMPFLSSAAALLFVNVAYNLWFVVLLFCFFWFGYARQDSHLRQRYLIAYLSLWLLGTCVVGTLLSSAGPCFYGLVVPGADPYATLLATLKSANDVYPIWAVPTQATLWQSHLAGHGEIEGVSAMPSLHVATSVLFILLARAWGQRWFLWFTVPFAGLILIGSIVLGWHYAVDGYAGGVLAVICWWFAGKVAPRPATA from the coding sequence ATGACCGTGACAACCCTTGATGCCGCCCCTGTGCCGCTTGCCGGTGCCAGTGCCTATTGGCGCGATGTGGTGCAGGCCACTCGCAACGGATTTGCAGCACACCGCGTTCTCTATGGCATCGCGCTCCTGAGCTACGGCTGGGGAATCGTGGAGTGCTACCTCCTCGGCCTGCCGATCAATTTCAGCCTGGTGTCACTTGTTTCCGGCACGACCGTCCTCTTCCTCGGCGTGCTCATTGGTGCATGGCTGTCGGTGGACCTCTTTCGTCTTTGGCGTTCGGGATATGGCGGGCGCCCTTCGCTTGCCCTCCTGCACTCCCTGCAAACCAACATTCTTGCGCCTTCACGGGTGGCCAACGCGCTGCATGCGTTTCTCGCCAACGGCATTTTCTTCGTGGGCTTCATCGCCATCAAGAAATCCATTCCCGTACTCGTGCCCTTCCGCTGGGATGAGCCTCTCATGGCGCTGGACAAGGCGCTGCATGGCGGTGTGCTGCCGCATGACTGGCTGATGCCATTCCTCAGTTCGGCGGCGGCCCTGCTCTTCGTCAACGTCGCCTATAACCTCTGGTTCGTGGTGCTGCTGTTCTGTTTCTTCTGGTTTGGCTATGCGCGGCAGGATTCGCACCTGCGCCAGCGTTATCTCATTGCCTATCTCAGCCTGTGGCTGCTGGGCACATGCGTGGTGGGAACCTTGCTGTCATCCGCCGGGCCATGCTTCTATGGCCTCGTGGTCCCGGGAGCGGACCCCTACGCGACACTCTTGGCCACGCTCAAGTCCGCCAACGACGTCTATCCCATCTGGGCCGTGCCAACGCAGGCGACCCTGTGGCAAAGCCATCTCGCCGGCCATGGTGAAATTGAAGGGGTGTCGGCGATGCCGTCGCTCCACGTGGCGACAAGCGTGCTGTTCATCCTGCTGGCGCGGGCCTGGGGACAACGGTGGTTTCTCTGGTTCACCGTGCCATTCGCTGGCCTGATCCTCATCGGGTCGATCGTGTTGGGCTGGCACTATGCCGTTGACGGCTATGCCGGCGGCGTGCTCGCAGTCATCTGCTGGTGGTTTGCGGGCAAAGTTGCGCCCAGACCCGCAACGGCCTGA
- a CDS encoding ABC transporter permease: MKITRFWSWLTFALGFLFFFLPLIGTFEFSLRARRGVYSFDAYRSVLGDPQFRETFTYSVVMALLTIVLGILIVTPTAFWVRLKLPRLRPVIEFITLLPLVIPPIVIVFGYIRLYNTSSYLPLTGSAFGTNLLLMCGYATLALPYMYRAVDTGLRTIDVRTLTEAAQSLGAGWFTIITRLILPNVLVAVLSGAFLTFAIVIGEYVFAALLNRPAFGPYMVWMGGNRAYEPAALAVIAFSITWACMGLIQLATRFSKHSRAQR; encoded by the coding sequence ATGAAAATTACACGCTTCTGGTCTTGGCTGACCTTTGCCTTGGGTTTCCTCTTTTTCTTCCTCCCGCTGATTGGCACTTTCGAATTCTCATTGCGCGCACGCCGTGGCGTCTACTCCTTCGATGCCTATCGCAGCGTCCTCGGTGATCCGCAGTTCCGCGAGACATTCACATATTCTGTTGTGATGGCTCTCCTTACCATTGTTCTCGGCATCCTCATCGTGACGCCAACGGCCTTCTGGGTACGCCTCAAGCTGCCGCGGCTCCGCCCTGTGATAGAGTTCATAACACTGCTCCCGCTGGTTATTCCGCCGATCGTGATCGTCTTCGGCTATATCCGGCTCTACAACACCTCCAGCTATCTGCCGCTGACCGGAAGCGCCTTCGGGACCAACCTTCTGCTGATGTGTGGTTATGCAACATTGGCCCTGCCATATATGTATCGTGCCGTCGACACGGGGTTGCGGACCATCGATGTTCGCACCTTGACGGAAGCCGCTCAAAGCCTCGGGGCCGGGTGGTTTACCATCATCACGCGTCTGATTCTGCCAAATGTCCTGGTTGCAGTCCTCTCTGGTGCGTTTTTGACATTTGCCATTGTCATTGGGGAATATGTCTTCGCGGCCTTGTTGAACCGTCCGGCCTTCGGGCCTTATATGGTTTGGATGGGCGGAAACCGCGCCTATGAACCAGCGGCACTTGCAGTCATCGCTTTCAGCATCACTTGGGCCTGCATGGGGCTGATCCAACTCGCTACCCGTTTCTCGAAACATTCAAGAGCTCAGCGCTGA
- a CDS encoding ABC transporter ATP-binding protein, translating to MSFLQLQHLEKAFGSQRVVTDFSIDIQQGEFVSLLGPSGCGKTTVLRMVAGFESPSTGAIRIEGKDIVNLRPNQRNIGMVFQFYALFPNLTVAQNIAFGLKIAGMAKSQREARVTEMLKLIGLPELGGRYPFQLSGGQQQRVALARAIAVRPKVLLLDEPLSALDAKIRVSLREEIRAIQRELGITTIFVTHDQEEALTMSDRVVVMNGGIAEQVGIPHEVYNRPTTQFVANFVGTLNNFVAIVENPQIGLLRLGSTEIRIPDGKVARRSKGDRQTLALRPEAVHLGRHQSSDVHLSAKVEEVSFLGSVIRIRANVAGTPVSLDTFNRTDVAPPSIGSGIEVSFSVRDLIVLAD from the coding sequence ATGTCATTCCTCCAACTCCAACACCTCGAGAAAGCCTTCGGTAGCCAGCGCGTGGTGACGGACTTCAGTATTGATATTCAGCAAGGCGAGTTCGTATCTCTCCTTGGGCCGTCGGGGTGTGGCAAGACCACTGTGCTCCGCATGGTGGCCGGATTTGAGTCTCCTTCAACGGGTGCAATCCGGATTGAAGGCAAGGATATTGTCAACCTGCGTCCAAACCAGCGCAATATCGGAATGGTTTTCCAGTTCTATGCATTGTTTCCAAACCTGACCGTCGCGCAAAATATTGCTTTTGGTCTTAAGATTGCGGGCATGGCCAAGTCTCAACGTGAGGCCCGCGTGACGGAGATGCTCAAGCTGATCGGGTTGCCGGAGCTTGGTGGTCGCTATCCTTTCCAGCTTTCGGGTGGCCAGCAGCAGCGTGTGGCTCTTGCGCGCGCGATAGCCGTGCGTCCCAAGGTGCTCTTGCTTGATGAGCCACTCTCGGCTCTCGACGCCAAGATTCGCGTTAGCCTGCGTGAGGAAATCCGGGCCATCCAGCGGGAACTGGGGATCACGACGATATTCGTCACCCATGACCAGGAAGAAGCCCTGACCATGTCTGATCGCGTGGTGGTTATGAATGGTGGGATTGCAGAGCAGGTCGGCATTCCTCATGAGGTATACAATCGTCCGACAACCCAGTTCGTTGCAAACTTTGTCGGAACCCTCAACAACTTCGTTGCAATCGTGGAAAATCCGCAAATCGGTTTGCTCCGTCTGGGCAGTACGGAAATCCGAATTCCGGACGGGAAAGTCGCCCGGAGATCCAAGGGGGACAGGCAGACCCTGGCGCTGCGGCCAGAAGCGGTGCATCTGGGCAGACATCAATCAAGCGATGTTCACCTGTCGGCGAAGGTTGAAGAGGTCAGCTTCCTCGGCTCCGTCATTCGCATTCGTGCAAACGTGGCCGGCACCCCGGTTTCACTCGATACATTCAATCGCACAGACGTTGCTCCGCCATCGATCGGCTCCGGAATCGAGGTTTCCTTTTCGGTTCGGGATCTTATTGTTCTTGCTGACTGA
- a CDS encoding ABC transporter permease subunit — protein MLRYVLRRLLTAIPTLFVIVTMSFFLIRVAPGGPFNQEKGLNPVIKANLERQFGLDLPLWKQYLNYLNHLLHGNFGPSYNLPDFTVGELFRTGLPVSIQLGTSALVLALLFGGILGVFAALYQNRPADYAVVATATAGSTIPTFVVAPLFQLFFALTLKWVPVGGWGDGAFVNKVGPVITLMLPQLAIVARLMRGSMIESLRAHHIRTARAMGLSDFSVVVRHAMRGALLPIVSYAGPAAASLLTGSLIVEYIFAIPGVGRYFVDAALNRDYTLVMGTVVVIAIFTLLFNLIVDLLYAIVDPRVRYD, from the coding sequence ATGCTGCGTTATGTCCTAAGGCGCCTGCTCACGGCCATCCCGACGCTCTTCGTGATCGTCACGATGTCGTTTTTCCTGATCCGTGTGGCCCCCGGGGGGCCGTTCAACCAGGAGAAAGGACTAAATCCCGTCATCAAGGCCAACCTCGAGCGCCAGTTCGGCCTCGATCTTCCGCTTTGGAAGCAGTACCTGAACTACCTCAACCATCTCCTGCACGGAAACTTCGGGCCTAGTTACAATCTGCCCGACTTCACCGTGGGTGAGTTGTTCCGTACGGGCCTGCCCGTCTCGATCCAACTCGGGACCAGTGCCCTCGTACTGGCGCTGCTGTTCGGCGGTATTCTCGGGGTATTCGCCGCGCTCTATCAAAACCGCCCGGCCGACTATGCTGTCGTTGCCACGGCCACGGCCGGCAGCACCATTCCCACATTTGTCGTGGCACCGCTGTTCCAGCTGTTCTTTGCTCTCACGCTGAAGTGGGTGCCTGTTGGTGGCTGGGGCGATGGTGCCTTCGTCAACAAGGTGGGGCCGGTGATCACGCTGATGTTGCCCCAGCTTGCCATCGTGGCGCGTCTCATGCGGGGCTCGATGATCGAGTCACTGCGTGCCCATCACATTCGCACCGCACGGGCGATGGGGCTGTCGGATTTTTCCGTTGTCGTCCGTCACGCCATGCGGGGTGCCCTGTTGCCGATCGTCTCCTACGCGGGCCCCGCCGCGGCCTCGCTCCTTACAGGTTCGCTCATTGTCGAGTACATCTTCGCCATACCGGGCGTAGGCCGATATTTCGTCGATGCCGCACTCAACCGCGATTACACCCTGGTCATGGGAACCGTCGTCGTCATCGCCATCTTCACGCTTCTCTTCAACCTCATCGTCGACCTGCTCTACGCCATCGTTGATCCACGGGTCCGCTATGACTGA
- the msrA gene encoding peptide-methionine (S)-S-oxide reductase MsrA: MFFSQKSRQVDKASALPGRTAPIATAATHFVSGRPLKGPYREGSRSIIVAMGCYWGAERRFWEVPGVWVTAVGNAGGITPNPTYEEVCTGRTGHTEAVLVVYDPAQVSLDALLKVFWESHDPTQGMRQGNDIGTQYRSAIYWTDPDDEALIRSSQASYQRALTARGYGEITTETGAAGSFYFAEAYHQQYLAKNPAGYCGLGGTGVSCPIGNGVAA; the protein is encoded by the coding sequence ATGTTCTTCTCGCAGAAATCACGGCAAGTGGACAAGGCGTCAGCCCTGCCCGGCCGGACCGCGCCAATCGCGACGGCGGCCACGCATTTTGTCTCGGGTCGTCCCCTCAAAGGCCCTTATCGGGAGGGATCCCGTAGCATTATCGTTGCCATGGGCTGCTACTGGGGTGCCGAGCGGCGCTTCTGGGAGGTGCCAGGCGTGTGGGTGACAGCCGTCGGCAATGCGGGCGGCATCACCCCCAATCCCACCTACGAGGAGGTGTGTACGGGCCGCACCGGGCATACCGAGGCAGTTCTCGTCGTCTATGACCCGGCCCAGGTGAGCCTCGATGCCCTGCTCAAGGTGTTCTGGGAATCGCACGATCCCACCCAGGGCATGCGCCAGGGCAACGACATCGGAACGCAATACCGCTCGGCCATCTACTGGACAGACCCCGACGACGAAGCGTTGATCCGTTCTTCGCAGGCGTCCTACCAGAGGGCGCTGACGGCGAGGGGGTATGGGGAGATCACCACCGAGACTGGAGCCGCCGGGTCCTTCTATTTCGCCGAGGCCTACCACCAGCAATACCTTGCCAAGAATCCGGCGGGTTATTGCGGGCTTGGCGGCACGGGCGTCTCCTGCCCCATTGGAAACGGGGTTGCCGCCTGA